One genomic segment of Hydrocarboniclastica marina includes these proteins:
- a CDS encoding PepSY-associated TM helix domain-containing protein has translation MSSPDSRSSQLSSDPAVPEPSWAYALVLRLHFYIGLMVGPFIFVAAFTGGLYVISPQIESLLYRDQLTSGTVGDPLPLAIQIRAARSLVGDSATLVAVRPAPEAGATSRIMFADSQLAEFQHRAIFVDPVNAEILGDSAVYGTSGALPFRTWTDLLHRSLHLGAIGRYYSELAASWLWLVALGGVFIWISQRRRGRQHRRLVSNSPSNSSSNRPVSPSTGRSSALSSSNRKPVKGTVTSRGLGPGNRNRARLGRWHSTIGLVLLVVLLFFSVTGLTWSKWAGGNISVLRASLGWGTPSVNTALADLPPQPGGAHSHHDDVVPAATVPAGDLQRDAALFDAVLESARSVGIDAGMVEIKPASEPGRAWTVTEIDRRWPTQVDAAAVDPNNLKVVDQTDFSEFPVAAKLTRWGIDAHMGVLFGWPNQVVLFLFAMALCCLVVLGYVMWWRRRPTRVRPSGHPGVLGAFLRMPMAARSAVVIVAGLLGWLLPVMGGTLVLFVLLDVLLGRMKARAG, from the coding sequence ATGTCTTCCCCCGATTCACGCTCAAGTCAGCTTTCTTCCGACCCTGCAGTCCCTGAGCCATCCTGGGCTTATGCCTTGGTGCTCAGACTCCACTTTTACATCGGGCTTATGGTAGGTCCTTTCATTTTCGTCGCCGCATTTACCGGCGGGCTTTATGTTATTTCACCACAGATCGAGAGCCTGCTTTATCGGGACCAACTGACGTCCGGCACAGTCGGTGACCCGCTGCCGCTGGCAATACAGATACGCGCAGCGCGATCACTTGTGGGCGACAGCGCCACACTTGTTGCCGTTAGACCGGCCCCCGAAGCCGGTGCAACCAGTCGGATCATGTTCGCTGATTCTCAACTGGCTGAATTCCAGCACAGGGCGATCTTTGTTGACCCGGTCAATGCAGAGATTCTAGGTGATAGCGCGGTCTATGGGACGAGTGGAGCGCTGCCGTTTCGGACCTGGACGGACCTGCTGCACCGAAGCCTGCATCTGGGGGCAATAGGGCGTTACTACAGCGAGCTTGCGGCGTCCTGGCTCTGGCTGGTCGCATTAGGGGGGGTGTTTATCTGGATTTCGCAGCGACGACGCGGGCGCCAGCATCGTCGGTTGGTTTCGAACTCGCCCTCGAACTCTTCTTCGAACCGACCGGTGAGCCCTTCAACCGGTCGGTCCAGCGCCCTGTCCAGTTCGAATCGAAAACCCGTAAAAGGGACTGTAACGTCCAGGGGCCTTGGTCCTGGCAACCGTAACCGGGCCCGATTGGGCCGTTGGCACTCGACCATTGGTCTTGTTCTACTGGTCGTATTGCTCTTTTTCTCCGTGACCGGGTTGACCTGGTCAAAGTGGGCCGGCGGTAATATCTCAGTTCTTCGGGCGAGTCTTGGCTGGGGCACGCCCAGCGTCAATACGGCCTTGGCTGACCTGCCGCCCCAACCCGGCGGCGCGCATAGTCACCACGACGATGTGGTGCCTGCTGCTACGGTCCCAGCAGGCGATTTACAGCGCGACGCTGCCTTGTTTGATGCCGTGCTGGAAAGCGCTCGCTCAGTAGGAATTGACGCAGGTATGGTTGAGATCAAACCGGCGTCAGAGCCTGGCCGTGCCTGGACGGTCACTGAGATTGACCGGCGCTGGCCGACCCAGGTTGACGCGGCTGCGGTCGATCCGAATAACCTTAAGGTTGTTGACCAGACGGACTTTTCGGAGTTTCCCGTAGCGGCGAAACTAACCCGCTGGGGTATAGATGCCCATATGGGCGTCCTGTTCGGCTGGCCTAATCAGGTCGTGCTGTTTCTGTTCGCCATGGCCCTTTGTTGCCTGGTGGTGTTGGGGTACGTAATGTGGTGGCGGAGGCGACCGACCCGGGTCCGCCCCTCTGGCCATCCGGGTGTGTTGGGTGCGTTCCTTCGCATGCCCATGGCGGCCAGAAGTGCCGTGGTTATTGTGGCGGGCCTACTGGGCTGGCTCTTGCCGGTAATGGGGGGAACGCTGGTGCTATTTGTACTGCTCGACGTTCTCCTTGGCCGGATGAAGGCCCGGGCCGGCTAA
- a CDS encoding heavy-metal-associated domain-containing protein — MTTTMLKIKGMTCGHCQRAVTQALENVDGVKSAVVDLEAGTAAVQASESTETEALLEAVREEGYDANLQ; from the coding sequence ATGACGACCACTATGCTCAAAATCAAGGGAATGACCTGCGGCCACTGCCAACGTGCAGTAACCCAGGCGCTCGAAAACGTAGACGGCGTCAAATCCGCTGTGGTGGACCTGGAAGCCGGAACGGCTGCCGTCCAGGCCTCAGAAAGTACCGAAACTGAAGCCCTTCTGGAGGCAGTGCGGGAAGAAGGTTACGACGCCAACCTGCAATGA
- a CDS encoding MerR family transcriptional regulator, with product MKTYSIGELSNLSGIWSQAIRYYEKENLMPEPPRTQGNYRRFTEDALARLQFILHAKQWGFALDEIRELLLLQDANGDRAVAKHIAEEKLVRIREQIASLSRVEAVLAKALKDCSGKGAIDGCPIIEALADSS from the coding sequence ATGAAAACCTACAGCATTGGCGAACTATCTAACCTGAGCGGTATCTGGAGTCAGGCAATACGCTATTACGAGAAAGAGAATCTGATGCCGGAACCCCCGCGCACACAAGGAAATTACCGGCGCTTTACTGAGGACGCTCTAGCCCGATTGCAATTTATCCTGCACGCGAAGCAATGGGGGTTTGCGCTGGACGAGATACGGGAACTGTTGTTGCTTCAGGACGCGAACGGCGACCGCGCGGTTGCCAAGCACATAGCAGAGGAGAAGCTGGTGCGGATACGGGAACAGATTGCAAGCCTGTCGCGTGTCGAAGCTGTGCTTGCCAAAGCACTTAAAGACTGTTCCGGCAAAGGTGCCATTGACGGGTGCCCGATCATAGAAGCGCTCGCAGACTCGAGCTGA
- a CDS encoding DUF2946 family protein: MLSQPSPQSDTHLRLAANISPSKLRKTTAWLALAAMVLLFVGPLANSVADALAASPQAVVDKLTAGPGQPSSHAHLTRADQRTAAQEPATLAHHDPGDVNVTECGYCTFLNHSSLTTSRAGLLLANDTTASLEVVLRIQARPDSGAIFPDALVRAPPA; this comes from the coding sequence GTGCTATCCCAGCCTTCGCCACAGTCGGATACCCACTTGCGCCTCGCCGCTAACATTTCGCCTTCGAAATTACGCAAAACGACGGCATGGCTTGCACTAGCGGCCATGGTGCTGCTCTTTGTCGGGCCTCTGGCGAATTCTGTAGCGGATGCTCTAGCTGCGTCGCCTCAAGCAGTTGTCGACAAGCTGACTGCAGGTCCAGGCCAGCCATCATCCCACGCTCATCTGACGCGCGCAGATCAACGTACGGCAGCTCAAGAGCCGGCGACGCTCGCTCATCATGATCCCGGCGACGTAAACGTTACCGAATGCGGCTACTGCACGTTCCTGAATCATTCCAGCCTCACAACGAGCCGGGCTGGGCTGCTGCTTGCCAACGACACAACCGCAAGTTTAGAGGTGGTCTTACGGATTCAGGCGAGGCCTGATTCTGGCGCCATCTTCCCCGATGCCCTTGTGCGGGCCCCGCCTGCCTGA